One genomic window of Trachemys scripta elegans isolate TJP31775 chromosome 15, CAS_Tse_1.0, whole genome shotgun sequence includes the following:
- the DGCR2 gene encoding integral membrane protein DGCR2/IDD isoform X2, whose translation MVPKADSGTFLLLFLLVLSITEPLRPGSRLALARLLSELRCTPGQFACRSGTIQCIPLNWQCDGWPTCEDESDEVDCPGLTGDQRSYHGKENVDSRHNRGRGGDTTRFHTVNVAQPVRFSRKCPTGWHHYEGTASCYRVYLNGENYWDAVQTCQRVNGSLATFTTDQELRFILAQEWDLEERAFGRKDQRRFWVGYQYVITNRNRSLEGHWEVAYKGSSEVFLPPDPIFGTAMSENENVLCAQLQCFHLPTLRHHGLHSWYAENCYEKSSFLCKRSQTCVDIKDNIVDEGYYFTPKGDDPCLSCTCHNGEPEMCVAALCERPQGCQQYRKDPKECCKFTCLDPDGNSLFDSMASGMRLIVSCISSFLILSLLLFMVHRLRQRRRERIESLIGVNLHHFNLGRRMPGFDYGPDGFGTGLTPLHLSDDGEGGAFHFHDPPPPYTAYKYPDIQHPDDPPPPYEASINPDSILCSTPDGVLSQTVQSSQPSPGNSDLSPRLTEESHPPSVGPSSVELEDSADSSTFLVPPDTPLSENTPSETLAGSRHSHCSLNTIV comes from the exons AGCTCCGCTGTACCCCAGGGCAGTTTGCATGTCGCAGTGGTACCATCCAGTGCATCCCTTTGAACTGGCAGTGTGATGGATGGCCCACCTGTGAGGATGAGAGTGATGAAGTTGACTGTCCAG GCTTGACAGGGGACCAACGATCTTATCATGGGAAAGAAAACGTGGACTCCAGGCACAatcgaggaagaggaggagacacAACCCGCTTTCACACTGTCAATGTGGCACAGCCTGTCCGGTTTAGCA GAAAGTGCCCAACAGGATGGCATCACTATGAGGGCACAGCCAGTTGTTACAGGGTGTATTTAAATGGAGAGAACTACTGGGATGCTGTGCAGACATGTCAGAGGGTGAATGGATCGCTGGCCACTTTTACCACAGATCAGGAGCTCAGGTTCATCCTGGCACAGGAGTGGGACCTAGAAGAGAGAGCCTTTGGAAGGAAGGACCAACGTAG GTTCTGGGTTGGATATCAGTATGTCATAACCAACCGAAATCGTTCTCTAGAAGGTCACTGGGAGGTGGCTTATAAAG GTTCCTCAGAAGTATTCTTGCCTCCGGATCCTATCTTTGGTACGGCTATGTCTGAAAATGAAAACGTTCTTTGTGCCCAGCTTCAATGTTTCCATTTACCCACCCTTCGGCACCATGGTTTACACAGCTGGTACGCTGAAAACTGCTATGAGAAATCTTCGTTCCTCTGCAAAAGGA GCCAGACCTGTGTTGATATCAAAGACAACATTGTTGATGAAGGCTACTATTTCACCCCAAAAGGGGATGACCCCTGTTTGAGCTGTACCTGTCACAATGGGGAACCGGAGATGTGTGTGGCAGCCCTGTGTGAACGGCCCCAGGGTTGTCAGCAGTATCGCAAAGACCCAAAGGAGTGTTGCAAATTTACATGTTTAGACCCAG ATGGCAACAGTTTATTTGACTCGATGGCAAGTGGAATGCGGCTGATAGTAAGCTGCATTTCCTCCTTCCTTATCTTATCTCTGCTGCTCTTCATGGTCCACCGGCTGCGCCAGAGACGCAGAGAGCGCATTGAGTCTTTGATTGGAGTAAATT TGCACCATTTTAACTTGGGCCGCAGGATGCCTGGTTTTGATTATGGTCCAGATGGTTTCGGAACTGGCCTTACTCCACTGCATCTTTCAGATGATGGGGAAGGCGGGGCATTTCATTTTCATGACCCCCCACCACCCTATACAGCTTACAAATATCCTGATATTCAGCATCCTGATGACCCGCCTCCTCCCTATGAGGCTTCCATCAATCCAGATAGTATCCTTTGTTCTACTCCAG ATGGCGTTCTCTCCCAGACAGTGCAGAGCAGTCAACCATCACCAGGAAACAGTGATTTATCACCACGGCTTACTGAGGAATCTCATCCTCCCTCAGTTGGCCCTTCTTCCGTGGAACTAGAAGATTCTGCAGATAGTAGCACCTTCCTTGTACCTCCTGACACGCCCCTCAGCGAAAACACACCGTCAGAAACTCTTGCAGGAAGCCGCCACAGTCACTGTTCTCTTAATACCATTGTATAA
- the DGCR2 gene encoding integral membrane protein DGCR2/IDD isoform X1 yields MVPKADSGTFLLLFLLVLSITEPLRPGSRLALARLLSELRCTPGQFACRSGTIQCIPLNWQCDGWPTCEDESDEVDCPGLTGDQRSYHGKENVDSRHNRGRGGDTTRFHTVNVAQPVRFSSFLGKCPTGWHHYEGTASCYRVYLNGENYWDAVQTCQRVNGSLATFTTDQELRFILAQEWDLEERAFGRKDQRRFWVGYQYVITNRNRSLEGHWEVAYKGSSEVFLPPDPIFGTAMSENENVLCAQLQCFHLPTLRHHGLHSWYAENCYEKSSFLCKRSQTCVDIKDNIVDEGYYFTPKGDDPCLSCTCHNGEPEMCVAALCERPQGCQQYRKDPKECCKFTCLDPDGNSLFDSMASGMRLIVSCISSFLILSLLLFMVHRLRQRRRERIESLIGVNLHHFNLGRRMPGFDYGPDGFGTGLTPLHLSDDGEGGAFHFHDPPPPYTAYKYPDIQHPDDPPPPYEASINPDSILCSTPDGVLSQTVQSSQPSPGNSDLSPRLTEESHPPSVGPSSVELEDSADSSTFLVPPDTPLSENTPSETLAGSRHSHCSLNTIV; encoded by the exons AGCTCCGCTGTACCCCAGGGCAGTTTGCATGTCGCAGTGGTACCATCCAGTGCATCCCTTTGAACTGGCAGTGTGATGGATGGCCCACCTGTGAGGATGAGAGTGATGAAGTTGACTGTCCAG GCTTGACAGGGGACCAACGATCTTATCATGGGAAAGAAAACGTGGACTCCAGGCACAatcgaggaagaggaggagacacAACCCGCTTTCACACTGTCAATGTGGCACAGCCTGTCCGGTTTAGCA GTTTCCTAGGAAAGTGCCCAACAGGATGGCATCACTATGAGGGCACAGCCAGTTGTTACAGGGTGTATTTAAATGGAGAGAACTACTGGGATGCTGTGCAGACATGTCAGAGGGTGAATGGATCGCTGGCCACTTTTACCACAGATCAGGAGCTCAGGTTCATCCTGGCACAGGAGTGGGACCTAGAAGAGAGAGCCTTTGGAAGGAAGGACCAACGTAG GTTCTGGGTTGGATATCAGTATGTCATAACCAACCGAAATCGTTCTCTAGAAGGTCACTGGGAGGTGGCTTATAAAG GTTCCTCAGAAGTATTCTTGCCTCCGGATCCTATCTTTGGTACGGCTATGTCTGAAAATGAAAACGTTCTTTGTGCCCAGCTTCAATGTTTCCATTTACCCACCCTTCGGCACCATGGTTTACACAGCTGGTACGCTGAAAACTGCTATGAGAAATCTTCGTTCCTCTGCAAAAGGA GCCAGACCTGTGTTGATATCAAAGACAACATTGTTGATGAAGGCTACTATTTCACCCCAAAAGGGGATGACCCCTGTTTGAGCTGTACCTGTCACAATGGGGAACCGGAGATGTGTGTGGCAGCCCTGTGTGAACGGCCCCAGGGTTGTCAGCAGTATCGCAAAGACCCAAAGGAGTGTTGCAAATTTACATGTTTAGACCCAG ATGGCAACAGTTTATTTGACTCGATGGCAAGTGGAATGCGGCTGATAGTAAGCTGCATTTCCTCCTTCCTTATCTTATCTCTGCTGCTCTTCATGGTCCACCGGCTGCGCCAGAGACGCAGAGAGCGCATTGAGTCTTTGATTGGAGTAAATT TGCACCATTTTAACTTGGGCCGCAGGATGCCTGGTTTTGATTATGGTCCAGATGGTTTCGGAACTGGCCTTACTCCACTGCATCTTTCAGATGATGGGGAAGGCGGGGCATTTCATTTTCATGACCCCCCACCACCCTATACAGCTTACAAATATCCTGATATTCAGCATCCTGATGACCCGCCTCCTCCCTATGAGGCTTCCATCAATCCAGATAGTATCCTTTGTTCTACTCCAG ATGGCGTTCTCTCCCAGACAGTGCAGAGCAGTCAACCATCACCAGGAAACAGTGATTTATCACCACGGCTTACTGAGGAATCTCATCCTCCCTCAGTTGGCCCTTCTTCCGTGGAACTAGAAGATTCTGCAGATAGTAGCACCTTCCTTGTACCTCCTGACACGCCCCTCAGCGAAAACACACCGTCAGAAACTCTTGCAGGAAGCCGCCACAGTCACTGTTCTCTTAATACCATTGTATAA
- the DGCR2 gene encoding integral membrane protein DGCR2/IDD isoform X3: MVPKADSGTFLLLFLLVLSITEPLRPELRCTPGQFACRSGTIQCIPLNWQCDGWPTCEDESDEVDCPGLTGDQRSYHGKENVDSRHNRGRGGDTTRFHTVNVAQPVRFSSFLGKCPTGWHHYEGTASCYRVYLNGENYWDAVQTCQRVNGSLATFTTDQELRFILAQEWDLEERAFGRKDQRRFWVGYQYVITNRNRSLEGHWEVAYKGSSEVFLPPDPIFGTAMSENENVLCAQLQCFHLPTLRHHGLHSWYAENCYEKSSFLCKRSQTCVDIKDNIVDEGYYFTPKGDDPCLSCTCHNGEPEMCVAALCERPQGCQQYRKDPKECCKFTCLDPDGNSLFDSMASGMRLIVSCISSFLILSLLLFMVHRLRQRRRERIESLIGVNLHHFNLGRRMPGFDYGPDGFGTGLTPLHLSDDGEGGAFHFHDPPPPYTAYKYPDIQHPDDPPPPYEASINPDSILCSTPDGVLSQTVQSSQPSPGNSDLSPRLTEESHPPSVGPSSVELEDSADSSTFLVPPDTPLSENTPSETLAGSRHSHCSLNTIV; encoded by the exons AGCTCCGCTGTACCCCAGGGCAGTTTGCATGTCGCAGTGGTACCATCCAGTGCATCCCTTTGAACTGGCAGTGTGATGGATGGCCCACCTGTGAGGATGAGAGTGATGAAGTTGACTGTCCAG GCTTGACAGGGGACCAACGATCTTATCATGGGAAAGAAAACGTGGACTCCAGGCACAatcgaggaagaggaggagacacAACCCGCTTTCACACTGTCAATGTGGCACAGCCTGTCCGGTTTAGCA GTTTCCTAGGAAAGTGCCCAACAGGATGGCATCACTATGAGGGCACAGCCAGTTGTTACAGGGTGTATTTAAATGGAGAGAACTACTGGGATGCTGTGCAGACATGTCAGAGGGTGAATGGATCGCTGGCCACTTTTACCACAGATCAGGAGCTCAGGTTCATCCTGGCACAGGAGTGGGACCTAGAAGAGAGAGCCTTTGGAAGGAAGGACCAACGTAG GTTCTGGGTTGGATATCAGTATGTCATAACCAACCGAAATCGTTCTCTAGAAGGTCACTGGGAGGTGGCTTATAAAG GTTCCTCAGAAGTATTCTTGCCTCCGGATCCTATCTTTGGTACGGCTATGTCTGAAAATGAAAACGTTCTTTGTGCCCAGCTTCAATGTTTCCATTTACCCACCCTTCGGCACCATGGTTTACACAGCTGGTACGCTGAAAACTGCTATGAGAAATCTTCGTTCCTCTGCAAAAGGA GCCAGACCTGTGTTGATATCAAAGACAACATTGTTGATGAAGGCTACTATTTCACCCCAAAAGGGGATGACCCCTGTTTGAGCTGTACCTGTCACAATGGGGAACCGGAGATGTGTGTGGCAGCCCTGTGTGAACGGCCCCAGGGTTGTCAGCAGTATCGCAAAGACCCAAAGGAGTGTTGCAAATTTACATGTTTAGACCCAG ATGGCAACAGTTTATTTGACTCGATGGCAAGTGGAATGCGGCTGATAGTAAGCTGCATTTCCTCCTTCCTTATCTTATCTCTGCTGCTCTTCATGGTCCACCGGCTGCGCCAGAGACGCAGAGAGCGCATTGAGTCTTTGATTGGAGTAAATT TGCACCATTTTAACTTGGGCCGCAGGATGCCTGGTTTTGATTATGGTCCAGATGGTTTCGGAACTGGCCTTACTCCACTGCATCTTTCAGATGATGGGGAAGGCGGGGCATTTCATTTTCATGACCCCCCACCACCCTATACAGCTTACAAATATCCTGATATTCAGCATCCTGATGACCCGCCTCCTCCCTATGAGGCTTCCATCAATCCAGATAGTATCCTTTGTTCTACTCCAG ATGGCGTTCTCTCCCAGACAGTGCAGAGCAGTCAACCATCACCAGGAAACAGTGATTTATCACCACGGCTTACTGAGGAATCTCATCCTCCCTCAGTTGGCCCTTCTTCCGTGGAACTAGAAGATTCTGCAGATAGTAGCACCTTCCTTGTACCTCCTGACACGCCCCTCAGCGAAAACACACCGTCAGAAACTCTTGCAGGAAGCCGCCACAGTCACTGTTCTCTTAATACCATTGTATAA
- the DGCR2 gene encoding integral membrane protein DGCR2/IDD isoform X4, whose product MVPKADSGTFLLLFLLVLSITEPLRPELRCTPGQFACRSGTIQCIPLNWQCDGWPTCEDESDEVDCPGLTGDQRSYHGKENVDSRHNRGRGGDTTRFHTVNVAQPVRFSRKCPTGWHHYEGTASCYRVYLNGENYWDAVQTCQRVNGSLATFTTDQELRFILAQEWDLEERAFGRKDQRRFWVGYQYVITNRNRSLEGHWEVAYKGSSEVFLPPDPIFGTAMSENENVLCAQLQCFHLPTLRHHGLHSWYAENCYEKSSFLCKRSQTCVDIKDNIVDEGYYFTPKGDDPCLSCTCHNGEPEMCVAALCERPQGCQQYRKDPKECCKFTCLDPDGNSLFDSMASGMRLIVSCISSFLILSLLLFMVHRLRQRRRERIESLIGVNLHHFNLGRRMPGFDYGPDGFGTGLTPLHLSDDGEGGAFHFHDPPPPYTAYKYPDIQHPDDPPPPYEASINPDSILCSTPDGVLSQTVQSSQPSPGNSDLSPRLTEESHPPSVGPSSVELEDSADSSTFLVPPDTPLSENTPSETLAGSRHSHCSLNTIV is encoded by the exons AGCTCCGCTGTACCCCAGGGCAGTTTGCATGTCGCAGTGGTACCATCCAGTGCATCCCTTTGAACTGGCAGTGTGATGGATGGCCCACCTGTGAGGATGAGAGTGATGAAGTTGACTGTCCAG GCTTGACAGGGGACCAACGATCTTATCATGGGAAAGAAAACGTGGACTCCAGGCACAatcgaggaagaggaggagacacAACCCGCTTTCACACTGTCAATGTGGCACAGCCTGTCCGGTTTAGCA GAAAGTGCCCAACAGGATGGCATCACTATGAGGGCACAGCCAGTTGTTACAGGGTGTATTTAAATGGAGAGAACTACTGGGATGCTGTGCAGACATGTCAGAGGGTGAATGGATCGCTGGCCACTTTTACCACAGATCAGGAGCTCAGGTTCATCCTGGCACAGGAGTGGGACCTAGAAGAGAGAGCCTTTGGAAGGAAGGACCAACGTAG GTTCTGGGTTGGATATCAGTATGTCATAACCAACCGAAATCGTTCTCTAGAAGGTCACTGGGAGGTGGCTTATAAAG GTTCCTCAGAAGTATTCTTGCCTCCGGATCCTATCTTTGGTACGGCTATGTCTGAAAATGAAAACGTTCTTTGTGCCCAGCTTCAATGTTTCCATTTACCCACCCTTCGGCACCATGGTTTACACAGCTGGTACGCTGAAAACTGCTATGAGAAATCTTCGTTCCTCTGCAAAAGGA GCCAGACCTGTGTTGATATCAAAGACAACATTGTTGATGAAGGCTACTATTTCACCCCAAAAGGGGATGACCCCTGTTTGAGCTGTACCTGTCACAATGGGGAACCGGAGATGTGTGTGGCAGCCCTGTGTGAACGGCCCCAGGGTTGTCAGCAGTATCGCAAAGACCCAAAGGAGTGTTGCAAATTTACATGTTTAGACCCAG ATGGCAACAGTTTATTTGACTCGATGGCAAGTGGAATGCGGCTGATAGTAAGCTGCATTTCCTCCTTCCTTATCTTATCTCTGCTGCTCTTCATGGTCCACCGGCTGCGCCAGAGACGCAGAGAGCGCATTGAGTCTTTGATTGGAGTAAATT TGCACCATTTTAACTTGGGCCGCAGGATGCCTGGTTTTGATTATGGTCCAGATGGTTTCGGAACTGGCCTTACTCCACTGCATCTTTCAGATGATGGGGAAGGCGGGGCATTTCATTTTCATGACCCCCCACCACCCTATACAGCTTACAAATATCCTGATATTCAGCATCCTGATGACCCGCCTCCTCCCTATGAGGCTTCCATCAATCCAGATAGTATCCTTTGTTCTACTCCAG ATGGCGTTCTCTCCCAGACAGTGCAGAGCAGTCAACCATCACCAGGAAACAGTGATTTATCACCACGGCTTACTGAGGAATCTCATCCTCCCTCAGTTGGCCCTTCTTCCGTGGAACTAGAAGATTCTGCAGATAGTAGCACCTTCCTTGTACCTCCTGACACGCCCCTCAGCGAAAACACACCGTCAGAAACTCTTGCAGGAAGCCGCCACAGTCACTGTTCTCTTAATACCATTGTATAA